One Streptococcus sp. S1 DNA window includes the following coding sequences:
- a CDS encoding YtxH domain-containing protein, producing MGRLSSLLIGVISGASAAYYLSTEQGKKVTKKVVRFVKDYQEDPQEVHESVKQTAKDVSKQAAEVIQQTKEKVGSGEITTGTVLESVKEKTQDVVEKSQEVYHSFKDKLQKENLSGNDLVQSIRKQTESEDIVLELDEKDSEEATEEETKEV from the coding sequence ATGGGACGTTTATCTAGTTTATTAATTGGTGTGATTTCAGGTGCTTCAGCAGCCTACTATTTATCAACTGAGCAAGGAAAGAAAGTCACTAAAAAAGTGGTGCGCTTCGTAAAAGATTATCAAGAAGATCCTCAAGAAGTACATGAATCGGTGAAACAAACTGCTAAGGATGTTTCAAAACAAGCAGCAGAAGTGATCCAACAAACCAAAGAAAAAGTTGGTTCTGGAGAAATTACGACAGGTACTGTTTTAGAGTCAGTCAAAGAAAAGACGCAAGATGTGGTTGAAAAATCTCAAGAAGTCTATCACTCATTTAAGGATAAACTTCAAAAAGAAAATCTAAGTGGCAATGACTTGGTTCAATCCATTCGCAAACAAACAGAATCAGAAGACATCGTGTTAGAGTTGGATGAAAAAGATTCTGAAGAAGCAACTGAAGAAGAAACAAAAGAAGTATAA
- the hprK gene encoding HPr(Ser) kinase/phosphatase: MAVTVRDLQEKLRLTVVYGDDSLLSKEITTADISRPGLEMTGYFDYYTPERIQLVGMKEWSYLVKMSSHNRHQVLRKMFQPETPVIIVARNLEIPEEMLRAAEEKQLAILKSNVVTSRLSGELSSYLDSRLAERTSVHGVLMDIYGMGVLIQGDSGIGKSETGLELVKRGHRLVADDRVDIYARDEMTLWGEPAEILRHLLEIRGVGIIDVMSLYGASAVKDSSQVQIAVYLENYAKDQVYDRLGNNAEELEIGGVTIPRIRIPVKTGRNISVVIEAAAMNVRAKEMGYDATKTFEERLSQLISQNEVKE; the protein is encoded by the coding sequence ATGGCAGTTACTGTTCGCGATCTACAGGAAAAGCTTCGTCTAACGGTTGTTTATGGGGATGATAGCCTCTTAAGCAAGGAAATTACGACTGCGGACATTTCACGTCCAGGTCTTGAAATGACGGGCTATTTCGACTATTACACACCTGAGCGGATTCAGCTTGTAGGAATGAAAGAATGGTCCTACCTGGTGAAGATGAGCTCTCACAACCGTCATCAGGTCCTGCGCAAGATGTTCCAGCCAGAGACACCTGTCATCATTGTCGCGAGGAATTTAGAAATTCCAGAAGAAATGTTGCGAGCTGCTGAAGAGAAGCAACTAGCCATTTTGAAGAGCAATGTTGTAACGAGTCGTTTATCTGGAGAACTTTCTAGCTATTTGGATAGTCGCCTAGCAGAACGTACGAGTGTACACGGTGTCTTGATGGATATTTATGGGATGGGTGTCTTGATCCAAGGAGATAGCGGAATCGGGAAAAGCGAGACAGGTCTGGAACTTGTCAAGCGGGGTCACCGCCTCGTAGCAGATGACCGAGTTGATATCTATGCGAGAGACGAGATGACCCTTTGGGGAGAGCCAGCTGAAATCCTACGCCACTTACTAGAGATCCGTGGTGTCGGGATTATCGATGTCATGAGTCTTTACGGTGCGAGTGCTGTCAAGGATTCTTCACAAGTCCAAATCGCCGTTTACTTGGAAAATTATGCTAAGGATCAGGTTTATGATCGTCTTGGTAATAATGCAGAAGAGTTGGAAATCGGTGGCGTGACCATTCCTCGTATACGCATCCCTGTGAAGACTGGTCGGAACATTTCGGTCGTGATTGAAGCCGCAGCTATGAATGTTCGGGCCAAAGAAATGGGCTATGATGCTACCAAAACTTTTGAAGAACGTTTGTCCCAGTTGATTAGTCAAAATGAGGTGAAGGAATGA
- a CDS encoding DUF948 domain-containing protein yields MFIEIAYGLLGLALVALVIYMIFFLSKIGKVVDETQKTIQVLTSDVNVTLHQTNDLLAKVNVLTDDLNQKVATIDPLFTAVADLSESVSDLNDQARQLGSKAVSAGGKTVKASIGLKAIKMASKLFK; encoded by the coding sequence ATGTTTATTGAAATTGCCTACGGTCTCTTAGGCCTTGCCTTAGTAGCGCTTGTCATTTATATGATTTTTTTCCTCTCAAAGATTGGAAAAGTTGTAGATGAGACGCAAAAAACGATCCAAGTTTTGACATCAGATGTCAATGTTACCTTGCACCAGACCAATGATTTATTAGCAAAAGTCAATGTTTTAACAGATGATTTGAATCAAAAAGTTGCAACGATTGACCCACTCTTTACAGCCGTGGCGGATCTTTCAGAGTCTGTTTCAGATTTGAATGATCAAGCCCGTCAATTAGGTTCCAAAGCTGTATCAGCTGGTGGAAAAACAGTGAAAGCCTCTATCGGATTAAAAGCGATTAAGATGGCTTCAAAATTATTTAAATAG
- the zwf gene encoding glucose-6-phosphate dehydrogenase — MSSKVIVTIFGASGDLAKRKLYPSLFRLYKSGNLSENFAVIGTARRPWSKEYFESVVVESITDLADSPQQAQEFASHFYYQSHDVNDTEHYIALRELQNSLDEKYQTEHNKVFFLSMAPQFFGTIAKHLKSEGIVDGQGFERLIVEKPFGTDLETASQLNKELEETFDEEQIFRIDHYLGKEMIQNIFAIRFGNLIFDNLWNRDFIDNIQITFAERLGVEERGGYYDHSGALRDMVQNHTLQLLSLLAMDKPATFTKDAIRAEKVKVFEQLHNPTDDELKKFFIRGQYHSGTIEGKKDISYRSEPNVDPESTTETYASGAFFVDSERFRGVPFFFRTGKRLTQKGTMVNVVFKQTDSIFGHSLQPNVLTIYIQPNEGFSLSINGKEVGEKFSIAPISFDYETDATATGASPEPYEKLIFDVLNNDSTNYSHWHEVRASWQLIDRIEKLWAENGAPLYEYKSGSMGPTASDDLLADYGTEWVWKPEPKN, encoded by the coding sequence ATGTCTTCAAAAGTTATTGTAACCATTTTCGGGGCCAGTGGAGATTTAGCTAAGCGCAAACTCTACCCATCCCTTTTTAGACTCTATAAATCAGGAAATCTATCTGAAAACTTTGCGGTTATCGGAACAGCCCGCAGACCATGGAGCAAGGAATACTTTGAATCAGTCGTGGTAGAATCCATCACAGATCTGGCAGATAGCCCTCAACAAGCTCAAGAATTCGCTAGTCATTTCTACTACCAAAGCCACGATGTCAATGATACCGAACATTACATCGCCCTGCGCGAATTGCAAAACAGCTTGGATGAAAAATACCAAACGGAACACAACAAGGTCTTCTTCTTGTCCATGGCTCCTCAATTTTTTGGAACCATTGCTAAACACCTAAAATCAGAAGGGATTGTAGATGGACAAGGTTTTGAGCGCCTGATCGTTGAAAAACCTTTTGGTACAGACCTAGAAACGGCTAGTCAGCTCAACAAGGAATTGGAAGAAACCTTTGATGAAGAACAAATCTTCCGGATCGACCATTATCTTGGAAAAGAAATGATCCAAAATATCTTTGCCATTCGTTTTGGAAATCTTATTTTTGATAATCTTTGGAACCGAGATTTTATTGACAATATCCAAATTACCTTTGCTGAACGCTTGGGGGTTGAAGAACGCGGTGGCTACTATGATCACTCAGGGGCCCTTCGGGACATGGTGCAAAATCATACCCTTCAGCTTTTGTCATTGCTTGCCATGGATAAACCAGCTACCTTTACTAAGGATGCGATTCGGGCAGAAAAGGTTAAAGTTTTTGAGCAATTGCACAATCCAACAGATGACGAATTAAAGAAATTCTTTATCCGTGGTCAATACCATTCAGGTACGATCGAAGGGAAAAAAGATATCTCTTATCGCAGTGAGCCCAATGTCGACCCTGAATCTACTACGGAGACCTATGCTTCTGGTGCGTTCTTTGTTGATAGTGAGCGCTTCCGCGGTGTGCCTTTCTTCTTCCGTACCGGAAAACGCTTGACCCAAAAAGGAACCATGGTCAATGTGGTCTTCAAGCAAACCGATTCCATCTTTGGACATAGTTTGCAACCAAATGTCTTGACCATTTATATCCAACCAAACGAAGGTTTCTCATTGAGCATCAACGGAAAAGAGGTCGGAGAAAAATTCAGTATCGCACCGATTTCCTTTGACTACGAAACAGATGCGACCGCAACTGGGGCTTCACCAGAGCCTTATGAAAAATTAATTTTCGACGTTTTAAACAATGACTCAACCAATTACAGCCACTGGCACGAAGTCCGTGCTTCATGGCAATTGATTGACCGGATTGAAAAACTATGGGCCGAAAATGGAGCACCGCTCTATGAATACAAGTCAGGATCCATGGGACCAACTGCATCCGATGATCTCCTTGCAGACTACGGAACCGAGTGGGTTTGGAAACCTGAACCTAAGAATTAA
- the ftsY gene encoding signal recognition particle-docking protein FtsY → MGLFDRLFGKKEETEKVLPSSEEVTDSTKVEETVKEEPAATLNDKEEQKIADMEAYYQELKARIAATHQPVLTVAQEEPAEEPLVEEKVTSETNEDQVPVEESPVVFEPSQTEASPEEVSPLADDTEETKPLEEVKMEAEETENGEEADGANGSEMEEELPIASPSSEAELVEGSTTEEEVLELVEAQDEVPEPEVSEEIAQVEETSEVAEAESRLPQGEAASAVEERTVEEAEEPIPDEVESEQETIQEKYDRSLKKTRTGFGARLNAFFANFRSVDEEFFEELEELLIMSDVGVQVASNLTEELRYEARLENAKKPDALKRVIIEKLVDLYEKDGQFNEAIRFQDGLTVMLFVGVNGVGKTTSIGKLAHRYKQEGKKVMLVAADTFRAGAVAQLAEWGRRVDVPVVTGPEKSDPASVVFDGMERAIAENIDVLMIDTAGRLQNKDNLMAELEKIGRIIKRVVPDAPHETLLALDASTGQNALVQAKEFSKITPVTGIVLTKIDGTARGGVVLAIREELDIPVKLIGFGEKIDDIGPFHSENFMRGLLEGLI, encoded by the coding sequence ATGGGATTATTTGATCGTTTATTTGGAAAAAAAGAAGAAACTGAAAAAGTACTTCCGTCTTCTGAAGAAGTGACGGACAGTACGAAGGTTGAAGAAACTGTCAAAGAGGAGCCGGCGGCTACCTTAAATGACAAGGAAGAGCAAAAAATCGCTGATATGGAGGCTTACTACCAAGAGCTTAAAGCGCGAATTGCAGCCACTCATCAACCTGTTTTAACCGTCGCTCAAGAAGAGCCGGCAGAGGAACCTCTTGTAGAAGAAAAAGTGACATCAGAGACTAATGAAGACCAAGTACCAGTAGAGGAGTCTCCAGTGGTCTTTGAACCTTCTCAAACAGAAGCAAGTCCTGAAGAAGTTTCACCACTAGCTGATGACACGGAGGAGACTAAGCCTCTTGAAGAAGTGAAAATGGAAGCGGAAGAAACTGAAAATGGTGAGGAAGCAGATGGGGCTAACGGTTCAGAAATGGAAGAAGAGTTACCAATTGCTTCTCCATCATCTGAAGCTGAGCTAGTAGAAGGGAGCACGACAGAAGAGGAGGTTCTAGAACTAGTAGAAGCTCAGGATGAGGTCCCAGAACCTGAAGTATCAGAAGAGATCGCTCAAGTGGAGGAAACTTCAGAAGTAGCAGAAGCCGAGTCCAGACTTCCTCAAGGAGAAGCAGCATCAGCAGTTGAAGAAAGAACTGTTGAAGAGGCAGAAGAGCCAATTCCAGACGAGGTTGAGTCAGAGCAAGAAACCATTCAGGAAAAATACGATCGTAGCTTGAAAAAGACACGGACTGGATTTGGAGCACGTCTCAATGCCTTCTTTGCTAATTTCCGTTCAGTCGATGAAGAATTCTTTGAAGAATTGGAAGAACTCTTGATCATGAGTGACGTTGGGGTTCAAGTGGCCTCTAATTTAACCGAAGAGTTGCGTTATGAAGCCCGTTTGGAAAATGCCAAAAAACCAGATGCTCTCAAGCGCGTGATCATCGAAAAATTAGTGGACTTGTATGAAAAGGATGGCCAATTTAATGAAGCCATTCGTTTTCAAGATGGTCTCACGGTCATGCTCTTTGTTGGGGTCAATGGAGTTGGTAAAACAACCTCTATCGGGAAGTTAGCCCACCGCTACAAACAAGAAGGCAAGAAAGTCATGTTGGTTGCAGCAGATACTTTCCGTGCAGGAGCAGTGGCTCAACTGGCAGAATGGGGACGCCGCGTAGATGTTCCAGTTGTAACAGGTCCTGAAAAATCAGATCCTGCTAGCGTCGTCTTTGATGGAATGGAACGCGCGATCGCTGAAAACATCGATGTTCTGATGATTGATACAGCTGGTCGTCTGCAAAACAAGGACAACCTCATGGCAGAGCTTGAAAAAATCGGCCGGATTATCAAGCGTGTGGTACCTGATGCACCGCATGAAACCTTACTGGCCCTTGATGCATCAACCGGTCAAAATGCCTTGGTGCAAGCAAAAGAATTTTCAAAAATTACACCTGTGACAGGAATTGTATTGACCAAGATCGATGGAACAGCTCGAGGTGGGGTCGTCCTTGCGATCCGTGAAGAGTTGGACATTCCAGTGAAGTTGATTGGATTCGGAGAAAAGATTGATGATATCGGACCATTCCACTCAGAAAACTTCATGAGAGGTCTCTTGGAAGGCTTGATTTAA
- a CDS encoding TIGR03943 family putative permease subunit: protein MIRFLILAGYFELTMYLQLSGKLNQYINLHYSYLAYISMFLSFVLALVQLIIWVKQMKIHSHLSSFWAKVASIFLLCIPLFVGLFFPTVTLDSQTVSAKGYHFPVAAGSSKEIQQDEGTTTQYLKPDTSSYFTKSAYESEMKQAAKKYVDKKVIQVTTENYMEVMEVIYDYPDQFAGKTIELTGFVYNDPNNKDSQFLFRFGIIHCIADSGVYGLLTTGAPQHFENNTWIHAKGTLSIEYHKQLKQSLPVLHISDCQTITKPDNPYVYRVF, encoded by the coding sequence ATGATTCGTTTCTTGATATTAGCTGGCTATTTTGAGCTCACTATGTACCTGCAATTATCTGGTAAGCTCAATCAATACATCAACTTACACTATTCTTACTTGGCTTATATTTCCATGTTCTTGTCCTTTGTTTTAGCTCTTGTGCAGCTGATCATCTGGGTCAAGCAGATGAAGATCCACAGTCATCTCTCTAGCTTCTGGGCAAAAGTGGCGAGTATTTTCTTGCTCTGTATTCCTTTATTTGTCGGGCTATTTTTCCCTACAGTGACACTGGATTCCCAAACAGTCTCTGCCAAAGGCTACCACTTCCCGGTTGCTGCTGGTTCTTCCAAGGAAATCCAGCAGGACGAAGGAACAACTACCCAGTATCTCAAACCAGATACTAGTAGCTATTTTACCAAGTCAGCCTATGAGTCAGAAATGAAGCAGGCGGCAAAGAAATATGTTGATAAAAAAGTGATCCAGGTGACCACTGAGAATTACATGGAAGTCATGGAAGTGATTTATGATTATCCTGACCAATTTGCAGGAAAGACGATCGAGCTGACCGGTTTTGTATACAATGACCCCAATAACAAGGACAGCCAATTCCTCTTTCGCTTTGGGATCATCCACTGTATCGCAGATTCCGGAGTCTACGGTCTCTTAACGACAGGTGCTCCGCAGCATTTCGAAAACAATACTTGGATCCATGCGAAAGGAACCTTGTCCATTGAATACCACAAGCAGCTCAAACAAAGCTTGCCTGTCCTCCACATTAGCGATTGCCAGACCATTACGAAACCGGATAATCCTTATGTCTACCGCGTATTCTGA
- a CDS encoding SprT family protein yields the protein MNLTEYVRQVSLEDFGREFRHRAEWNSRLQTTGGRFFPKDRHLDFNPKIYQAFGLEVFRKIVRHELCHYHLYDQGKGYRHKDLDFKQLLQQVDGLRFTPPLPDRTGRVKRIYLYQCPHCGQEYRRKRKIDLKKYACGRCRSRLQFLEMRQE from the coding sequence ATGAATCTGACTGAGTATGTACGCCAAGTATCCCTAGAAGATTTTGGGAGAGAATTCCGTCATCGGGCAGAGTGGAATTCACGTCTTCAAACCACTGGGGGTCGTTTCTTTCCCAAGGATCGACACCTTGATTTCAACCCGAAAATATACCAAGCTTTTGGGTTAGAGGTCTTTCGCAAAATCGTCCGCCACGAGCTCTGCCATTACCATCTTTACGATCAAGGTAAAGGCTATCGCCACAAAGATCTAGACTTTAAGCAACTCCTCCAGCAAGTGGACGGTCTTCGTTTCACACCTCCTCTACCAGATAGAACTGGGCGAGTCAAGCGGATCTATCTCTATCAATGTCCCCATTGTGGCCAAGAGTATAGACGAAAGCGAAAAATCGATCTGAAGAAATATGCCTGCGGTCGCTGTCGCAGCCGCCTGCAATTTCTTGAAATGAGACAAGAGTAA
- the lgt gene encoding prolipoprotein diacylglyceryl transferase, whose amino-acid sequence MNPVALKLGPISIRWYAICIVSGLILAVYLSMKEAPRKKIDPDDIIDFILIAFPLAIVGARIYYVIFEWGYYSQHLGEIFAIWNGGIAIYGGLLTGALVLYLFSRRRLIEPIDFLDIAAPSVMIAQSIGRWGNFFNQEAYGAAVKSLNYLPSFIRDQMYIDGSYRQPTFLYESSWNLLGFLLILILRRKPQFLRQGEITAFYLIWYGFGRMIIEGMRTDSLMFAGLRVSQWLSMILILVGLAIIIYQRRKKAPYYVETKE is encoded by the coding sequence ATGAATCCAGTAGCCCTTAAATTAGGTCCGATCAGTATTCGTTGGTATGCAATTTGTATTGTCTCTGGCTTGATTCTAGCCGTTTATCTTTCCATGAAAGAAGCGCCCCGTAAGAAAATTGATCCAGATGATATCATTGATTTCATTTTGATTGCCTTTCCGCTTGCGATTGTGGGAGCTAGAATCTATTACGTTATTTTCGAATGGGGCTATTATAGCCAGCATCTTGGTGAGATTTTCGCCATCTGGAACGGAGGAATTGCGATTTATGGTGGCCTCTTGACAGGTGCTCTTGTCCTCTATCTATTCTCTCGTAGACGTTTGATTGAACCGATCGACTTTTTAGATATTGCGGCCCCAAGCGTCATGATTGCACAGAGTATTGGTCGCTGGGGAAACTTCTTTAACCAGGAAGCTTATGGAGCTGCTGTCAAAAGTCTCAACTACCTCCCCTCTTTTATTCGAGACCAAATGTATATAGATGGCAGTTACCGTCAGCCAACCTTCTTATATGAATCCAGTTGGAATCTGCTAGGTTTTCTCTTGATCTTGATTCTTCGTAGGAAGCCCCAATTTTTGCGACAAGGTGAGATCACAGCCTTTTACCTTATCTGGTATGGTTTTGGTCGGATGATCATCGAAGGAATGCGGACGGATAGCTTGATGTTTGCGGGCTTACGTGTTTCCCAGTGGTTGTCGATGATCCTGATTCTAGTTGGACTCGCCATCATCATCTACCAACGTCGCAAAAAAGCCCCTTATTATGTAGAAACAAAGGAGTAA
- a CDS encoding Tex family protein: MVAKYAIIEAMDKYEKIAQELGVSLKQIDTVLSLTAEGSTIPFIARYRKDMTGNLDEVAIKAIIDRDKSLTVLAERKETVLAKIEEQGKLTEALKQAIEAAEKLADVEELYLPYKEKRRTKATIAREAGLFPLARLILQNSPDLEAESQKFTCEAFPTETAALAGAVDILVEAISEDTQLRALTYQEIHGHSLMTSTLKDESLDPKRTFEIYYDFSEKIKNMQGYRTLALNRGEKLGVLKVGFDHQLDRIIRIFEARFKTKNAYVDEVIQQAVKKKIVPAIERRIRTELTEVAEDGAIQLFSENLRNLLLIPPLKGRVVLGFDPAFRTGAKLAVVDETGKMLATQVIYPIAPAKPAQIEQAKKELYSLIKEFGVEIIAIGNGTASRESEAFVAEVLHDHPGVRYVIVNESGASVYSASELARHEFPELTVEKRSAISIARRLQDPLAELVKIDAKSIGVGQYQHDVNQKKLTESLDFVVDTVVNQVGVNINTASPSLLAHVAGLNKTISENIVKYREEEGMILSRAQIKKVPRLGAKAFEQAAGFLRIPESKNILDNTGVHPESYKEVGKLFQLLEITELDASAQEKLKAVNIKEMSTQLDLGPETLKDIIADLLKPGRDLRDSFDAPVLRQDVLDIKDLHIGQKLEGVVRNVVDFGAFVDIGIHEDGLIHISHMSKQFIKHPSQVVSVGDLVTVWVKKIDVEREKVNLSLVAPNESD, from the coding sequence ATGGTAGCAAAATATGCTATAATAGAAGCTATGGATAAATATGAAAAAATAGCCCAAGAATTGGGTGTTAGCTTAAAACAAATCGATACCGTATTGAGTCTGACCGCAGAAGGCTCAACCATTCCCTTCATTGCCCGCTATCGAAAAGATATGACGGGAAATTTAGATGAAGTAGCGATCAAGGCCATTATTGACCGTGACAAATCCTTAACGGTTCTGGCCGAACGAAAGGAAACCGTCCTTGCTAAGATTGAGGAACAAGGCAAACTGACAGAGGCGCTCAAGCAGGCTATTGAAGCTGCTGAAAAATTAGCGGATGTCGAAGAGCTCTATCTCCCTTATAAGGAAAAACGGCGGACCAAGGCGACGATTGCCCGAGAAGCAGGACTTTTCCCCTTGGCACGTCTCATTTTGCAAAATAGTCCAGACTTGGAAGCAGAGTCTCAGAAATTTACCTGTGAGGCCTTCCCAACTGAAACTGCGGCTTTAGCTGGTGCAGTGGATATTCTGGTAGAAGCTATTTCAGAGGATACCCAATTACGGGCCCTCACCTATCAAGAAATTCATGGGCATTCCCTCATGACGTCAACCTTGAAGGATGAAAGCTTAGATCCTAAGAGAACCTTTGAAATCTACTATGATTTTTCTGAGAAGATCAAGAATATGCAAGGCTACCGGACTCTAGCTCTCAATCGTGGGGAAAAATTGGGCGTTCTCAAAGTCGGATTCGACCACCAACTGGATCGAATCATTCGTATTTTTGAGGCTCGTTTTAAAACTAAAAATGCCTATGTCGATGAGGTTATTCAACAAGCGGTTAAGAAAAAAATCGTTCCTGCGATTGAACGTCGGATTCGGACAGAGTTGACGGAGGTGGCAGAAGACGGGGCCATTCAATTGTTCTCTGAAAATCTACGGAATCTATTGCTCATTCCTCCATTAAAAGGGCGCGTGGTTCTTGGATTTGACCCAGCCTTTCGGACTGGTGCTAAACTAGCCGTTGTCGATGAGACAGGAAAGATGCTTGCCACCCAGGTCATCTATCCAATTGCTCCTGCAAAACCAGCTCAGATCGAGCAGGCTAAAAAGGAACTGTATTCCTTGATCAAGGAGTTCGGAGTAGAAATTATTGCGATTGGAAATGGAACAGCCAGCCGTGAAAGTGAGGCCTTTGTCGCAGAGGTGCTTCATGACCATCCAGGAGTTCGCTATGTTATTGTCAATGAAAGCGGAGCCTCTGTCTACTCAGCTAGTGAGTTGGCCCGTCATGAGTTCCCAGAGCTAACCGTTGAAAAACGCTCGGCCATCTCCATTGCCCGCCGCTTGCAAGATCCGCTAGCAGAATTGGTGAAAATCGATGCCAAATCCATCGGTGTGGGTCAATACCAGCACGATGTCAATCAGAAAAAACTGACAGAAAGCTTGGATTTCGTGGTAGATACTGTCGTCAACCAAGTTGGGGTCAATATCAATACGGCTAGTCCCTCTCTCTTAGCGCATGTAGCAGGACTCAATAAAACTATCTCTGAAAACATCGTGAAATACCGGGAAGAAGAAGGAATGATTCTTTCACGAGCACAGATTAAAAAAGTCCCTCGCCTCGGTGCCAAGGCTTTCGAGCAGGCTGCTGGATTCTTACGCATCCCTGAAAGTAAAAACATCTTGGACAATACCGGCGTTCACCCTGAAAGTTACAAGGAAGTTGGAAAACTTTTTCAGCTTCTTGAAATTACCGAACTCGATGCATCCGCTCAGGAAAAATTAAAAGCTGTGAACATAAAGGAGATGTCTACTCAGCTGGATCTGGGACCAGAAACCCTGAAAGATATCATTGCGGATCTTCTAAAACCAGGTCGCGATTTGCGGGATTCCTTTGATGCACCCGTGCTCCGTCAGGATGTCTTGGATATTAAAGACCTGCATATTGGCCAAAAATTAGAAGGGGTTGTGCGCAATGTGGTTGACTTTGGAGCCTTTGTCGATATTGGCATTCACGAAGATGGCTTGATTCATATCTCCCATATGAGTAAGCAGTTTATTAAGCATCCAAGCCAGGTCGTCTCAGTAGGTGATTTGGTAACCGTTTGGGTGAAGAAGATTGATGTGGAACGCGAAAAAGTCAATCTCAGTTTGGTAGCTCCGAATGAATCTGACTGA
- a CDS encoding permease, whose protein sequence is MTFFQHLPSSVLQAGAIFLSIIIESLPFVLIGSIISGIIEIYITPERVYRFLPKNKFGRIFFGTFIGFIFPSCECGIVPIINRFLEKKVPSYTAVPFLVTAPVINPIVLFATYSAFGNSVKMALYRALGSLLVATVLGIFLGFIQTDSIQKEHRKAVHEHDFRNLSKGQKLFQVLVQAIDEFFDTGRYLVFGCLFASLVQVYVPTRILTSISATPVIAILLLMVLSFLLSLCSEADAFVGSSLLTSFGVAPVLAFLVIGPMLDVKNLLMMKNYLKTRFIWQFIGIVSGVVLLYAWFVGVVL, encoded by the coding sequence ATGACATTCTTTCAACACCTTCCCTCTAGCGTCTTGCAGGCTGGGGCTATTTTTCTCTCAATTATTATCGAATCCCTACCGTTTGTCCTAATCGGAAGTATCATTTCAGGGATTATTGAGATCTATATCACCCCCGAGAGGGTCTACCGCTTTCTTCCCAAGAATAAATTTGGGCGGATCTTCTTTGGGACATTTATCGGCTTTATCTTTCCTTCCTGTGAATGTGGGATTGTTCCCATTATCAATCGCTTTCTAGAAAAGAAAGTCCCAAGTTATACTGCTGTCCCCTTTTTGGTGACAGCACCGGTCATCAATCCCATCGTTCTCTTTGCGACCTACTCAGCCTTTGGGAATTCTGTCAAGATGGCCCTCTACCGAGCCCTTGGTTCCCTACTGGTCGCAACGGTACTAGGGATCTTTCTTGGTTTTATTCAAACAGATTCGATCCAAAAAGAACATCGTAAGGCTGTACATGAACATGATTTTAGGAACTTGAGCAAAGGTCAGAAGCTCTTCCAAGTCTTGGTGCAAGCCATTGATGAATTCTTTGATACGGGACGTTACCTGGTATTTGGTTGCCTCTTTGCCAGCCTCGTCCAAGTCTATGTCCCAACACGGATCCTCACTTCGATCAGTGCGACACCGGTTATTGCTATTCTCCTTCTCATGGTCTTGTCCTTTCTCCTCTCACTTTGTAGCGAGGCGGACGCCTTTGTTGGATCCTCTCTTCTAACAAGTTTTGGAGTAGCGCCTGTTCTTGCCTTTCTGGTGATTGGGCCTATGCTTGATGTCAAAAATCTCCTCATGATGAAAAATTATCTCAAGACCCGTTTCATCTGGCAATTTATCGGGATTGTGAGTGGAGTTGTGCTCCTTTATGCTTGGTTTGTGGGGGTAGTGCTATGA
- a CDS encoding SPJ_0845 family protein, which produces MAIKFSKTDDLDKMFENFASFPDVEKKVEFPEEKKKAETATTKESKKAK; this is translated from the coding sequence ATGGCTATTAAATTCTCAAAAACAGATGATCTTGATAAAATGTTTGAAAATTTTGCGAGTTTTCCGGATGTAGAAAAGAAAGTAGAATTTCCTGAAGAGAAAAAGAAGGCAGAAACTGCTACAACTAAAGAATCAAAGAAGGCTAAGTAA
- a CDS encoding PspC domain-containing protein yields the protein MTASFYKLKRHRLVSGVLAGLADKFGLSVTLLRFLFILFTVSHAFIGVIIYLLLDTTLPYKDEEEQEMFDYGSRPRRRKEAEPIHDQNDSPFF from the coding sequence ATGACAGCATCATTTTACAAATTAAAACGACATCGCCTGGTTTCAGGTGTGCTAGCTGGCTTAGCTGATAAATTTGGTCTGAGTGTAACTCTCCTACGCTTCTTGTTTATTCTTTTCACGGTTTCTCATGCCTTTATCGGTGTGATTATCTACTTACTGTTAGATACGACCTTACCTTATAAGGACGAGGAGGAGCAGGAAATGTTTGATTATGGCTCTCGACCTCGTCGAAGAAAAGAGGCTGAACCCATCCATGATCAGAATGATAGTCCGTTCTTCTAA